A region of the Acidobacteriota bacterium genome:
CAGAGAACGCAGAGGGGAAACCAGAAGCAGCAGAAGAAATCAAAACTCGAGATTCAAGCCTCAAAACTTCTGAGCCGGAGCCTGCGCCCGAAGAGGGATTCAGAACTCCCGGCGGCCCTGCTACGCTGCCCGAGATCATCAAGTTCCTCATCGACCGCACCGGATACATCAAGCAGCTCGAGGAAGAGGGCACGCCCGAGGCGTACTCACGCATCGAGAACCTGCGCGAGTTGGTCAACGCCGCCATGGATTCGCGCGACCGCGGCGAGACGCTCGCCGAGTTCCTCGACCATGCCGCGCTCGTCGCCGAGACCGACTCGCTCGATAGCCGCGCGCAGATCACGCTCATGACGCTGCACGCCGCCAAGGGCCTGGAGTTCCCGCTCGTCTTCCTTGCCGGCCTCGAAGAGGGCCTCTTCCCGCACTCGCGCACGCTGCTCGATCCCGACGACATGGAAGAAGAGCGTCGCCTCTGCTACGTCGGCATGACGCGCGCAATGAACGCGCTCGTCCTCACCCGCGCCCGCTATCGCCGGCGCTACGGCACCGACCTTCCCGAAGCCAGCGTGCCTTCGCGCTTCCTCGAAGAGATCCCGCCCCAGCTGATCGAGGACCTGGGTTCTCCGACGCGCGCGCGCCGGCAGACCGAAGCCCGTCCCTATGCCGCCGGCGCAGACGACTTCGATTTTGGTGGCGGCGACTACGCGAAAGGCGATGACTTCGACCAGCGCGTGGGCTACGCGCGCGCCGCGCAGCGCAAAAAACAGGGGCTCACCCGCAGCGGCAGCAGCGGCGGTGGCAAGGGAAGCAGCCCAGCCTACAACTCGATGGACAACATCGCGGAATTCTTCGCCTCGCGCGGCAAGAAGTTCACGCGGCCGAAGACAGATATCCCGGAACAGACGGGCAAGCGCGGCTTCAAGCCCGGCCAGCGCGTGCGCCACCCGAAATACGGCGAAGGCATCGTGTACAAGCGCGAGGGTGACGGGGAAGACGCGAAGATTACGGTACAATTCCCCGGCGTCGGATTGAAGAAGCTGGTGGAGAAGTTCGCGCAGCTGGAGAAGGCGTAAGCTGCTTTCGCCGCCGCGGAACGCGGATTGGCGCTGATCATCGAAGAAGAAGAAAGGGTAAACACTGCAATCATGGCAAACACAAGCAAACTGAGCCGGGAAGAACGCAAGCAAGCGAAGCGCGCGTCGCGCAAGAAGCGCGAGCCGAAGAAGAAGCGCGATTACGATCGCGGTTCGAAGAAGCAGAAGGTCAAGAAGATGGTGCGCGGCACCTCGAAGCGCTAGGAATTGGTGATTGGGTGATTGGGTGATCGGGTAATTGGTTCCCGGAACTCAAATTACCCAATTACCGATTGTCCAATTACTCAATCGGAGAACTTTCCTGCCCTCACAACTTTTCAGGAAGAAGTCGATCGACAAGCTGATCGCCGAGTCGGAAGAGCCGGAGCGGCGGCTACAAAAATCGTTGGGCCCGTGGTCGCTGACCGCGCTCGGCATCGGCGCCGTCATCGGTTCCGGCATCTTCACCGTGATCGGCACGGCGATGGCGGGACAGAAGTTCACCGCCGAGAGCGTGCTCTACGCGCCGCTGCTCGAGTACCTCATCCATCGCTCGCCCACCTTCGGACGTCCGGGCGCGGGGCCGGCCATCGCGCTCTCCTTCGTGCTCGTCGCCATCGTGTGCGCGTTCGCGGCGTTGTGTTACGCGGAGCTGGCCTCCATGATCCCCATCGCCGGCTCGGCTTACACCTACACCTACGCGACCATGGGCGAGCTGATCGCGTGGATCATCGGATGGGACCTCATCCTGGAATACGCCGTCAGCAACATGGCGGTAAGCGTGGGATTCAGCGAGCATCTCGTCAACCTGCTCGATTTCTTCCACATCCATCTGCCGAAAGAATGGATGTTCCCCGCGTATCTTCCCTCGGGCTCGTCGCAATTCGATCCCGGCTGGCACTTTGGTTTCAACCTGCCCGCGTTCCTGGTGGTGATGGCGCTCACCGTGGTCCTGGTGCGCGGCATCCGTGAATCCGCCAAGACGAACAACGTGATGGTGATCATGAAGATCATCGCCATCCTGGTGTTCGTGGGCTTCACCGCCCACCTCATCGATCCGGCGAAGTACAAGCCCTTCATGCCCAACGGATGGCCGGGCGTGCTCACCGGCGGCGCCATCATCTTCTTTACGTATATCGGATTCGATTCCGTTTCCACGGCGGCGGAAGAGGCGAAGAACCCGCAGCGCGATGTTCCCATCGGCATCATCGCCACGCTCATCGTCTGCACCACGCTGTATGTGGCCGTCGTGCTGGTCTACTGCGGTGTGGAGATGTGGAATAGCCCCATCTCGAACTCTGCCGCACCGGTGGTGAACCTGCTCGCCACGCTCAACAAACCCTGGGTGCGCATCATCGTGCTCTCGGGCGCGATGCTGGGGATGATCTCGTCGCTGCTCGTTTTCCAACTCGGCCAGGCGCGCGTGTGGTTTGCGATGTCGCGCGACGGACTGCTGCCCGCGATGTTCAGCCACGTGCATCCCAAGTTCCGCACCCCCGACGTCGCGACGTGGATCGCCGGCTTCGTGGTCGGCCTTCCCGCCGGACTCTTCGATATCGGCACCTTCGCCGACCTGTCGAATATAGGCACGCTGTTCGCGTTCGCCTTGGTTGCCGGCGGCGTGCTCATCCTGCGCTACAAGGATCCCGACCGTCCGCGTGCATTTCGCGCGC
Encoded here:
- a CDS encoding amino acid permease; protein product: MPSQLFRKKSIDKLIAESEEPERRLQKSLGPWSLTALGIGAVIGSGIFTVIGTAMAGQKFTAESVLYAPLLEYLIHRSPTFGRPGAGPAIALSFVLVAIVCAFAALCYAELASMIPIAGSAYTYTYATMGELIAWIIGWDLILEYAVSNMAVSVGFSEHLVNLLDFFHIHLPKEWMFPAYLPSGSSQFDPGWHFGFNLPAFLVVMALTVVLVRGIRESAKTNNVMVIMKIIAILVFVGFTAHLIDPAKYKPFMPNGWPGVLTGGAIIFFTYIGFDSVSTAAEEAKNPQRDVPIGIIATLIVCTTLYVAVVLVYCGVEMWNSPISNSAAPVVNLLATLNKPWVRIIVLSGAMLGMISSLLVFQLGQARVWFAMSRDGLLPAMFSHVHPKFRTPDVATWIAGFVVGLPAGLFDIGTFADLSNIGTLFAFALVAGGVLILRYKDPDRPRAFRAPGGPIVPILAIVFCVLLMAGLPILNWLRFFAWLAIGLVIYFLYGRHRSEFSANKIPAARRP